A stretch of the Bos indicus isolate NIAB-ARS_2022 breed Sahiwal x Tharparkar chromosome 13, NIAB-ARS_B.indTharparkar_mat_pri_1.0, whole genome shotgun sequence genome encodes the following:
- the SRMS gene encoding tyrosine-protein kinase Srms isoform X2, giving the protein MEPFLRKRLAFLSFFWDKIWPAGAPRFPDPDADLELEPAAEEPSTAEPCSPPAPVQLFRALCDFTARRAEELSVSRGDRLHALREEGGCILARKLSGWPCTGLVPITYVAKVAPETLSDQPWYFSGISRTQAQQLLLSAPNAPGAFLVRPSESSHGDFSLSVRAQTKVCHYRISMAADGSLYLQKDRLFPSLDELLAYYKANWKLIQSPLLQPCTAQKSLEQDEWERPHSEFTLRRKLGEGYFGEVWEGLWLGSMPVAVKVIRPGDVKLADLAQEIQTLKSLRHERLIRLHAVCSAGEPVYIVTELMRKGSLQAFLGSPEGQALSPPFLLTFACQVAEGMSYLEEQRIVHRDLAARNVLVGDDLACKVADFGLARLLKDDVYSPRSGSKIPVKWTAPEAASYCVYSPKSDVWSFGVLLYEVFTYGRCPYEGMSNHETLQQIARGYRLPRPAACPAEVYALMLGCWRRCPKERPDFTTLREKLGATSRRRRPALT; this is encoded by the exons ATGGAGCCCTTCCTCAGGAAGAGGCTGGCCTTCCTGTCCTTTTTCTGGGACAAGATCTGGCCGGCCGGGGCACCGCGGTTCCCAGACCCCGACGCTGACCTGGAGCTGGAGCCCGCCGCAGAGGAGCCCAGTACCGCGGAGCCTTGCAGCCCCCCGGCGCCCGTGCAGCTCTTCAGGGCGCTGTGCGACTTCACGGCGCGGCGCGCGGAGGAGCTGAGCGTCAGCCGCGGGGACAGGCTCCACGCCCTCAGGGAGGAGGGCGGCTGCATTCTGGCCCGCAAGCTCTCGGGCTGGCCCTGCACTGGCCTGGTGCCCATCACCTACGTGGCCAAGGTGGCCCCTGAGACGCTCTCAGACCAGCC CTGGTACTTCAGTGGCATCAGCCGAACCCAGGCCCAGCAGCTGCTCCTGTCTGCCCCCAACGCGCCGGGAGCCTTCCTCGTCCGGCCCAGTGAGAGCAGCCATGGGGACTTCTCACTGTCAG TCCGGGCCCAGACCAAAGTCTGCCACTACCGCATCTCCATGGCAGCCGACGGCAGCCTCTACCTGCAGAAGGACCGGCTCTTCCCCAGTCTGGATGAGCTGCTGGCATATTACAAGGCCAACTGGAAGCTGATCCAGAGCCCACTGCTGCAGCCCTGCACAGCCCAG AAGTCCCTTGAGCAGGATGAGTGGGAGCGGCCCCACTCGGAGTTCACCCTGCGGAGGAAGCTGGGCGAAGGCTACTTCGGGGAGGTGTGGGAAGGCCTGTGGCTGGGCTCCATGCCCGTGGCAGTCAAGGTCATCAGACCAG GCGACGTGAAGCTCGCCGACCTGGCCCAGGAGATACAAACGCTCAAGAGCCTGCGGCATGAGCGCCTCATCCGGCTTCATGCGGTGTGCTCAGCGGGCGAGCCCGTGTACATCGTCACGGAGCTCATGCGCAAGGGCAGCCTGCAGGCTTTCCTTGGCA GCCCCGAAGGCCAGGCCCTGAGCCCGCCCTTCCTGCTGACCTTTGCCTGTCAGGTGGCCGAGGGCATGAGCTACCTGGAGGAGCAGCGCATCGTGCATAGGGACCTGGCTGCCAGGAACGTGCTCGTGGGCGACGACCTGGCCTGCAAGGTGGCCGACTTTGGCCTGGCCCGGCTGCTCAAG GATGACGTCTACTCCCCGCGCAGCGGCTCCAAGATCCCCGTCAAGTGGACAGCGCCTGAGGCAGCCAGCTACTGCGTGTACTCACCCAAGTCCGACGTCTGGTCCTTCGGGGTCCTGCTCTACGAGGTCTTCACATATGGCCGGTGTCCCTACGAAG GGATGAGCAACCACGAGACTCTACAGCAGATCGCACGGGGGTACCGGCTCCCGCGCCCGGCCGCCTGCCCAGCTGAGGTCTACGCGCTCATGCTGGGGTGCTGGAGGCGCTGCCCGAAAGAGCGGCCAGACTTCACCACACTGCGGGAGAAGCTGGGTGCCACGAGCAGGCGCCGCCGCCCCGCCCTCACATGA
- the SRMS gene encoding tyrosine-protein kinase Srms isoform X1, with product MEPFLRKRLAFLSFFWDKIWPAGAPRFPDPDADLELEPAAEEPSTAEPCSPPAPVQLFRALCDFTARRAEELSVSRGDRLHALREEGGCILARKLSGWPCTGLVPITYVAKVAPETLSDQPWYFSGISRTQAQQLLLSAPNAPGAFLVRPSESSHGDFSLSVRAQTKVCHYRISMAADGSLYLQKDRLFPSLDELLAYYKANWKLIQSPLLQPCTAQKSLEQDEWERPHSEFTLRRKLGEGYFGEVWEGLWLGSMPVAVKVIRPGDVKLADLAQEIQTLKSLRHERLIRLHAVCSAGEPVYIVTELMRKGSLQAFLGSPEGQALSPPFLLTFACQVAEGMSYLEEQRIVHRDLAARNVLVGDDLACKVADFGLARLLKDDVYSPRSGSKIPVKWTAPEAASYCVYSPKSDVWSFGVLLYEVFTYGRCPYEGGPPGSTRQEARVVQGRKHGSQPGGGGTPCPGIAEPGRGTRPGGCLLGMVCPGLEVSSRVTLRPREEAPAQPLFLPLPRDEQPRDSTADRTGVPAPAPGRLPS from the exons ATGGAGCCCTTCCTCAGGAAGAGGCTGGCCTTCCTGTCCTTTTTCTGGGACAAGATCTGGCCGGCCGGGGCACCGCGGTTCCCAGACCCCGACGCTGACCTGGAGCTGGAGCCCGCCGCAGAGGAGCCCAGTACCGCGGAGCCTTGCAGCCCCCCGGCGCCCGTGCAGCTCTTCAGGGCGCTGTGCGACTTCACGGCGCGGCGCGCGGAGGAGCTGAGCGTCAGCCGCGGGGACAGGCTCCACGCCCTCAGGGAGGAGGGCGGCTGCATTCTGGCCCGCAAGCTCTCGGGCTGGCCCTGCACTGGCCTGGTGCCCATCACCTACGTGGCCAAGGTGGCCCCTGAGACGCTCTCAGACCAGCC CTGGTACTTCAGTGGCATCAGCCGAACCCAGGCCCAGCAGCTGCTCCTGTCTGCCCCCAACGCGCCGGGAGCCTTCCTCGTCCGGCCCAGTGAGAGCAGCCATGGGGACTTCTCACTGTCAG TCCGGGCCCAGACCAAAGTCTGCCACTACCGCATCTCCATGGCAGCCGACGGCAGCCTCTACCTGCAGAAGGACCGGCTCTTCCCCAGTCTGGATGAGCTGCTGGCATATTACAAGGCCAACTGGAAGCTGATCCAGAGCCCACTGCTGCAGCCCTGCACAGCCCAG AAGTCCCTTGAGCAGGATGAGTGGGAGCGGCCCCACTCGGAGTTCACCCTGCGGAGGAAGCTGGGCGAAGGCTACTTCGGGGAGGTGTGGGAAGGCCTGTGGCTGGGCTCCATGCCCGTGGCAGTCAAGGTCATCAGACCAG GCGACGTGAAGCTCGCCGACCTGGCCCAGGAGATACAAACGCTCAAGAGCCTGCGGCATGAGCGCCTCATCCGGCTTCATGCGGTGTGCTCAGCGGGCGAGCCCGTGTACATCGTCACGGAGCTCATGCGCAAGGGCAGCCTGCAGGCTTTCCTTGGCA GCCCCGAAGGCCAGGCCCTGAGCCCGCCCTTCCTGCTGACCTTTGCCTGTCAGGTGGCCGAGGGCATGAGCTACCTGGAGGAGCAGCGCATCGTGCATAGGGACCTGGCTGCCAGGAACGTGCTCGTGGGCGACGACCTGGCCTGCAAGGTGGCCGACTTTGGCCTGGCCCGGCTGCTCAAG GATGACGTCTACTCCCCGCGCAGCGGCTCCAAGATCCCCGTCAAGTGGACAGCGCCTGAGGCAGCCAGCTACTGCGTGTACTCACCCAAGTCCGACGTCTGGTCCTTCGGGGTCCTGCTCTACGAGGTCTTCACATATGGCCGGTGTCCCTACGAAGGTGGGCCTCCTGGCAGCACAAGGCAGGAGGCAAGGGTAGTCCAAGGAAGGAAGCATGGGAgccagcctggaggaggaggcaccCCCTGCCCAGGGATCGCTGAGCCTGGAAGGGGTACCAGGCCTGGAGGCTGCCTGCTTGGCATGGTCTGCCCAGGGCTGGAGGTGAGCTCCAGGGTGACTCTTAGGCCAAGGGAGGAAGCACCTGCCCAGCCTCTCTTCTTGCCCCTCCCCAGGGATGAGCAACCACGAGACTCTACAGCAGATCGCACGGGGGTACCGGCTCCCGCGCCCGGCCGCCTGCCCAGCTGA
- the PTK6 gene encoding protein-tyrosine kinase 6 isoform X2, which yields MGSEGQVPLGPRYMGLWDFEARTAEELSFQAGDLFYVARKEEEWWWAVRLDGAGRALAEGYVPYNYLAEKETVESEPWFFGRISRSEALHRLQAMGNEQGSFLIRISEKPGADYVLSVRDQQTVRHYKIWWRAGRLHLNEAVSFPGLSELVDHHKVQSLSHGLRLTSPCRKHEPEPLPHCDDWERPREEFTLCRKLGSGYFGEVFEGLWKDKVRVAIKVIARADLLHQHTFQSEIQAMKKLRHKHILALYAVASAGDPVYIVTELMPKGSLLELLRDSDEKALPVSELMDIAAQVAEGMCYLESQNYIHRDLAARNILVGENNICKVGDFGLARLIKEDIYLSYDHNIPYKWTAPEALSRGHYSIKSDIWSFGVLLHEIFSRGQMPYPGMSNHEAFLRVESGYRMPRPPECPPTTHKLMLSCWHKDPEQRPYFKGLWEKLSSLTRYENPL from the exons ATGGGGTCCGAGGGCCAGGTTCCCCTGGGCCCCAGGTACATGGGCCTCTGGGACTTTGAGGCTCGGACTGCTGAGGAGCTGAGCTTCCAGGCAGGGGACCTCTTCTACGTGGCCAGAAAGGAGGAGGAGTGGTGGTGGGCCGTGAGGCTGGATGGGGCAGGCCGGGCCCTGGCTGAGGGCTACGTGCCCTACAACTACCTGGCTGAGAAGGAGACTGTAGAGTCGGAGCC GTGGTTCTTCGGCCGAATCTCTCGTTCGGAAGCTCTGCACCGACTGCAGGCCATGGGCAATGAGCAGGGGTCCTTCCTGATCCGCATCAGCGAGAAGCCAGGCGCCGATTACGTCCTCTCGG TGCGGGACCAGCAGACCGTGCGCCACTACAAGATCTGGTGGCGGGCCGGCCGGCTGCACCTCAACGAGGCTGTGTCCTTCCCTGGCCTGTCTGAGCTTGTGGATCACCACAAGGTCCAGAGCCTATCCCACGGCCTGCGGCTGACCTCGCCCTGCCGGAAG CACgagccagagcccctgccccactGTGATGACTGGGAGAGGCCACGGGAGGAGTTCACACTCTGCAGGAAGCTGGGCTCCGGCTACTTCGGGGAGGTCTTTGAAGGGCTCTGGAAGGACAAGGTCCGAGTGGCCATCAAGGTGATCGCCCGAG CCGACCTTCTGCACCAGCACACGTTCCAGTCGGAGATCCAGGCCATGAAGAAGCTGCGGCACAAGCACATCCTGGCCCTGTACGCAGTGGCGTCCGCGGGGGACCCGGTGTACATTGTCACGGAGCTCATGCCCAAGGGGAGCCTGCTGGAGCTGCTGAGGG ACTCCGACGAGAAAGCCCTGCCCGTTTCGGAGCTGATGGACATTGCAGCACAGGTGGCTGAGGGCATGTGCTACCTGGAATCGCAGAACTACATCCACCGGGACCTGGCTGCCAGGAACATCCTCGTGGGGGAAAACAACATCTGCAAAGTCGGGGACTTCGGGCTGGCCAGGCTCATCAAG GAGGACATCTATCTCTCCTATGACCACAACATCCCTTACAAGTGGACTGCCCCAGAGGCGCTCTCCCGAGGGCATTACTCCATCAAGTCTGACATCTGGTCCTTTGGGGTTCTCCTCCATGAGATTTTCAGCAGGGGTCAGATGCCCTATCCAG GCATGTCCAACCACGAGGCCTTCCTGAGGGTGGAGAGCGGCTACCGCATGCCCCGCCCCCCAGAGTGCCCGCCCACCACACACAAGCTGATGCTCTCCTGCTGGCACAAGGACCCTGAGCAGAGACCCTACTTCAAAGGGCTGTGGGAGAAGCTCTCCAGCTTAACAAGGTACGAGAACCCGCTCTGA
- the PTK6 gene encoding protein-tyrosine kinase 6 isoform X1, which produces MGSEGQVPLGPRYMGLWDFEARTAEELSFQAGDLFYVARKEEEWWWAVRLDGAGRALAEGYVPYNYLAEKETVESEPWFFGRISRSEALHRLQAMGNEQGSFLIRISEKPGADYVLSVRDQQTVRHYKIWWRAGRLHLNEAVSFPGLSELVDHHKVQSLSHGLRLTSPCRKHEPEPLPHCDDWERPREEFTLCRKLGSGYFGEVFEGLWKDKVRVAIKVIARADLLHQHTFQSEIQAMKKLRHKHILALYAVASAGDPVYIVTELMPKGSLLELLRDSDEKALPVSELMDIAAQVAEGMCYLESQNYIHRDLAARNILVGENNICKVGDFGLARLIKVGAEQGGELRGQGTGSEGTGHWKFLWPSRFQVRYGLWSPSCPSTGLGGSWEGSAGPWTSLGGQLCAQKLRTRKSLLSGWVATAGQGAQASRVWGRHLAQQAGNISTSRTPINTLRS; this is translated from the exons ATGGGGTCCGAGGGCCAGGTTCCCCTGGGCCCCAGGTACATGGGCCTCTGGGACTTTGAGGCTCGGACTGCTGAGGAGCTGAGCTTCCAGGCAGGGGACCTCTTCTACGTGGCCAGAAAGGAGGAGGAGTGGTGGTGGGCCGTGAGGCTGGATGGGGCAGGCCGGGCCCTGGCTGAGGGCTACGTGCCCTACAACTACCTGGCTGAGAAGGAGACTGTAGAGTCGGAGCC GTGGTTCTTCGGCCGAATCTCTCGTTCGGAAGCTCTGCACCGACTGCAGGCCATGGGCAATGAGCAGGGGTCCTTCCTGATCCGCATCAGCGAGAAGCCAGGCGCCGATTACGTCCTCTCGG TGCGGGACCAGCAGACCGTGCGCCACTACAAGATCTGGTGGCGGGCCGGCCGGCTGCACCTCAACGAGGCTGTGTCCTTCCCTGGCCTGTCTGAGCTTGTGGATCACCACAAGGTCCAGAGCCTATCCCACGGCCTGCGGCTGACCTCGCCCTGCCGGAAG CACgagccagagcccctgccccactGTGATGACTGGGAGAGGCCACGGGAGGAGTTCACACTCTGCAGGAAGCTGGGCTCCGGCTACTTCGGGGAGGTCTTTGAAGGGCTCTGGAAGGACAAGGTCCGAGTGGCCATCAAGGTGATCGCCCGAG CCGACCTTCTGCACCAGCACACGTTCCAGTCGGAGATCCAGGCCATGAAGAAGCTGCGGCACAAGCACATCCTGGCCCTGTACGCAGTGGCGTCCGCGGGGGACCCGGTGTACATTGTCACGGAGCTCATGCCCAAGGGGAGCCTGCTGGAGCTGCTGAGGG ACTCCGACGAGAAAGCCCTGCCCGTTTCGGAGCTGATGGACATTGCAGCACAGGTGGCTGAGGGCATGTGCTACCTGGAATCGCAGAACTACATCCACCGGGACCTGGCTGCCAGGAACATCCTCGTGGGGGAAAACAACATCTGCAAAGTCGGGGACTTCGGGCTGGCCAGGCTCATCAAGGTAGGGGCGGAGCAGGGTGGAGAGCTGAGGGGGCAGGGCACGGGCAGTGAGGGCACGGGTCACTGGAAGTTCCTGTGGCCTTCACGTTTTCAGGTGAGATATGGGCTATGGAGCCCAAGCTGTCCCTCAACAGGGTTAGGAGGCTCCTGGGAGGGCAGTGCAGGCCCTTGGACAAGTCTAGGAGGACAGCTCTGTGCCCAGAAGCTGCGAACACGGAAGTCCCTGCTGAGCGGGTGGGTGGCAACGGCAGGACAGGGCGCACAGGCAAGCAGGGTGTGGGGGAGGCACCTGGCCCAGCAGGCTGGCAACATAAGCACTTCTAGGACTCCCATTAACACACTGAGAAGTTGA
- the PPDPF gene encoding pancreatic progenitor cell differentiation and proliferation factor isoform X1, with amino-acid sequence MGGRGRPVSTSPQAKAWQPSPPAARSWPPTTTTGAAWAPLPVTAPAEVPSTPGKPSPTTRVSPKQTRDTGGLASSSGSPLSRSWPQCWSPQSTRSLPRPPPARSHVTWLRKLWGSSSPAASLAKPTAGPRPE; translated from the exons ATGGGCGGCAGGGGGCGGCCG GTTTCCACCAGCCCGCAAGCAAAAGCATGGCAGCCATCCCCTCCAGCGGCTCGCTCGTGGCCACCCACGACTACTACCGGC GCCGCCTGGGCTCCACTTCCAGTAACAGCTCCTGCGGAAGTGCCGAGTACCCCGGGGAAGCCATCCCCCACCACCCGG GTCTCCCCAAAGCAGACCCGGGACACTGGTGGGCTAGCTTCTTCTTCGGGAAGTCCACTCTCCCGTTCATGGCCACAGTGCTGGAGTCCCCAGAGCA CTCGGAGTCTGCCCAGGCCTCCACCAGCACGATCACATGTGACCTGGCTCAGAAAGCTGTGGGGAAGCAGCAGCCCAGCGGCCAGCCTGGCAAAACCAACTGCAGGCCCCCGTCCTGAGTGA
- the PPDPF gene encoding pancreatic progenitor cell differentiation and proliferation factor isoform X2, with the protein MAAIPSSGSLVATHDYYRRRLGSTSSNSSCGSAEYPGEAIPHHPGLPKADPGHWWASFFFGKSTLPFMATVLESPEHSESAQASTSTITCDLAQKAVGKQQPSGQPGKTNCRPPS; encoded by the exons ATGGCAGCCATCCCCTCCAGCGGCTCGCTCGTGGCCACCCACGACTACTACCGGC GCCGCCTGGGCTCCACTTCCAGTAACAGCTCCTGCGGAAGTGCCGAGTACCCCGGGGAAGCCATCCCCCACCACCCGG GTCTCCCCAAAGCAGACCCGGGACACTGGTGGGCTAGCTTCTTCTTCGGGAAGTCCACTCTCCCGTTCATGGCCACAGTGCTGGAGTCCCCAGAGCA CTCGGAGTCTGCCCAGGCCTCCACCAGCACGATCACATGTGACCTGGCTCAGAAAGCTGTGGGGAAGCAGCAGCCCAGCGGCCAGCCTGGCAAAACCAACTGCAGGCCCCCGTCCTGA